In Scheffersomyces stipitis CBS 6054 chromosome 8, complete sequence, one DNA window encodes the following:
- a CDS encoding predicted protein, whose translation MSKSYVSRIVKVGNIKELNFRRSVSISQAPTGIQGDISTTTTYEENIKNAENLKAGNVLETAEFKALGTPQSVLSINCPPSVPVYLRRGSLLSIYGLNDSSSIKNVRSSINFINPIRRLLFGINTSSYQRLESTTPFSLLISATYRKFSIFKKSDNKSFVTISLDGSTDWSILYRDALQVYTGNSLTVSQYRVPRTISRKLSRTLNIPSNTTTGLFKWNKSGFIFLSGRGQVGLVGNGAIYNINLDDKEELLINRDNLLGLTVNGPFDLQNCVVEHNFTTHEKRSESSSVVQKPLGISVILKQQTTVRHKFKQIWSLFQYHLEASFSFLRGSRNKTNNFLVGNQNFVKIIGPRNLLLQSSSETSHIETPTPKRKNGVEVANVTGPKQTSADYLSYVTVTPGQGVKFESTPDFKDTVDKIERK comes from the coding sequence ATGAGTAAGTCGTACGTTTCACGTATTGTGAAAGTTGGAAATAtaaaagaattgaattttcGACGGTCTGTGTCCATATCACAGGCTCCAACTGGAATTCAAGGTGAtatttcaacaacgactacctatgaagaaaatatcaaaaatgCCGAAAATTTAAAGGCCGGCAACGTATTGGAAACTGCTGAATTCAAAGCATTAGGAACACCGCAATCTGTTTTGTCCATCAATTGTCCTCCTTCAGTACCTGTGTATCTTAGAAGAGGTTCATTATTGTCAATATATGGACTAAACGACAGTTCTTCTATAAAGAATGTTAGAAGTTCTATAAATTTCATAAATCCAATTCGAAGACTCTTATTTGGTATCAATACATCGTCTTACCAGAGATTAGAATCGACAACACCATTCTCCTTATTGATTTCAGCAACATATAGAAAGTTTTcgattttcaagaaatctgACAATAAGTCGTTTGTGACTATTTCTTTGGATGGTTCTACAGATTGGTCTATTTTGTACAGAGATGCCTTGCAAGTTTATACTGGAAATTCATTAACAGTCTCTCAGTACAGAGTGCCTCGtacaatttccagaaaATTGTCGAGAACTTTGAATATTCCGAGCAATACTACCACAGGTCTCTTCAAGTGGAACAAATCTGGATTTATTTTCTTGAGTGGAAGAGGTCAAGTTGGATTGGTTGGTAATGGTGCAATCTACAACATAAACTTAGATGACAAAGAAGAGCTACTTATCAATAGAGACAATTTATTAGGATTAACAGTGAATGGACCCTTCGACTTACAAAACTGTGTTGTAGAACACAACTTCACAACACACGAAAAACGCAGCGAATCCTCGTCTGTCGTACAGAAACCTCTCGGTATTTCTGTCATTTTGAAACAGCAAACAACTGTTAGACACAAGTTCAAACAAATTTGGTCATTGTTTCAGTACCACCTAGAAGCAAGTTTCAGTTTTCTTAGGGGCAGCAGAAATAAAACGAACAATTTCTTAGTTGGTAATCAGAACTTTGTCAAGATTATAGGTCCACGAAACTTATTGTTGCAGTCAAGTTCAGAAACCAGTCATATCGAAACCCCTACTCCGAAGAGAAAAAATGGTGTAGAAGTAGCCAATGTTACTGGACCTAAACAGACTTCAGCTGATTACTTAAGTTACGTTACTGTAACTCCTGGGCAAGGTGTCAAATTTGAGAGCACACCAGACTTTAAGGATACGGTAGATAAAATCGAAAGAAAGTAG
- the NRL2 gene encoding Aliphatic nitrilase (go_function hydrolase activity, acting on carbon-nitrogen (but not peptide) bonds~go_process nitrogen compound metabolism) codes for MTLPVTRVAACHFAPVMMNKEATMEKVFNGVSEAASKGANLIVFPETYVSAFPLWGACKAPIDNHHLFKQLVESSIYIDGPEISSLQSLCKELSVVVLLGFNERSRVSVGCLWNSYVLIDENGTIGAHHRKLVPTFFEKLSWANGDGSGLNVIDSKYGKIGCLICGENTNSLARFTLLSQGEQIHISIWPPAADMHRPSEETKSFDNITANKIRCGAQCIEGKCFGVLSSSFVDQAMLDFLIKDDPSNASFYNNMSQGITCFLSPSGNEIGDSLRFQEGIAYADFDLNTTIEPKQFHDLVGGYNRFDVFKLHVNRSRNIPIYF; via the coding sequence ATGACTCTTCCTGTCACACGGGTGGCTGCTTGCCACTTTGCACCTGTTATGATGAATAAGGAGGCAACGATGGAGAAAGTGTTCAATGGGGTGAGTGAAGCAGCATCCAAGGGTGCAAATTTAATTGTATTTCCAGAAACATATGTATCCGCTTTTCCTTTATGGGGAGCATGCAAAGCTCCAATTGACAATCATCACTTATtcaaacaacttgttgaaagttCAATTTATATAGATGGACCTGAAATTTCCTCTTTGCAATCACTTTGCAAAGAGTTATCAGTTGTAGTACTATTAGGTTTCAATGAAAGATCTCGTGTTAGTGTCGGCTGCCTATGGAACTCATATGTCTTgattgatgaaaatggaacTATTGGAGCACATCATAGAAAGCTAGTTCCTACCTTTTTTGAGAAGCTCTCTTGGGCCAATGGGGATGGTTCAGGTTTGAATGTTATTGACTCAAAATATGGAAAGATTGGGTGTCTAATATGTGGGGAGAACACCAACTCGCTAGCAAGATTTACACTTCTTAGCCAAGGTGAGCAGATTCATATATCCATTTGGCCCCCTGCAGCAGATATGCACCGTCCTTCAGAAGAGACCAAAAGCTTCGACAATATTACCGCTAACAAGATAAGGTGTGGGGCCCAATGTATAGAGGGTAAATGCTTTGGGGTCCTCAGCTCATCATTTGTGGACCAAGCAATGTTGGACTTTTTGATTAAGGATGACCCATCCAATGCATCCTTTTATAATAACATGTCCCAAGGAATAACTTGCTTCTTGTCACCTTCTGGAAATGAAATAGGGGATTCATTAAGATTTCAAGAGGGAATTGCGTATGCGGATTTTGACTTAAATACCACTATCGAGCCTAAACAGTTCCatgatcttgttggtggGTACAATCGATTTGACGTATTTAAGCTTCACGTAAATAGATCTCGTAACATTCCGATTTacttt
- the MSS4 gene encoding Phosphatidylinositol-4-phosphate 5-kinase (go_function 1-phosphatidylinositol-4-phosphate 5-kinase activity), producing MEVFAAKPDSTNTEILRMRNSILVKRNIKKKKKEFLEDEKVLVGNKISEGHENFVMAYNMLTGIRVAVSRCSGVMKKLNDDDFKTTKKLSFNMDGSELTPSSKYDFKFKDYCPEVFRELRSLFGLDPADYLVSITGKYILSELGSPGKSGSFFYYSRDYRFIIKTIHHSEHKQLRRILKDYYEHVKENPNTLISQFYGLHRVKMPFNKSGIRKVHFVVMNNLFPPHRDIHRKFDLKGSTWGRITKLDPTKEQNLAQYTLKDVNFLDRHESIKFGPHKRKLFFAQLEADVALLKKINVMDYSLLLGVHDVKKGNTFELSQKLSVFDPKSNDKSILINTNPRDIDREFDLPSNVFPGRSKYVFYGHDGGIRATNEDNEPMGEIYYLGIIDCLTNYSIKKRLETVWRSIGHTRSTISALPAHEYGDRFLKFIKVGTSSSKKKSS from the coding sequence ATGGAGGTTTTCGCTGCTAAACCAGACTCTACCAATACGGAAATCTTGCGCATGAGAAATTCGATTCTCGTCAAAAgaaatatcaagaagaagaagaaagaattctTAGAAGACGAAAAAGTCTTGGTAGGTAACAAAATTAGCGAGGGACATGAAAACTTTGTGATGGCATACAATATGTTGACAGGAATAAGAGTTGCCGTATCAAGATGTTCAGGAGTAATGAAAAAATTAAATGATGATGACTTTAAAACGACAAAAAAGTTGTCATTTAACATGGACGGCAGTGAATTGACaccttcttccaaatatgatttcaaatttaaGGACTATTGCCCTGAAGTATTCAGAGAGTTAAGATCGTTATTTGGGTTGGATCCTGCTGACTATTTAGTATCGATTACTGGAAAGTATATTCTATCCGAATTAGGTTCTCCTGGTAAATCAGGTTCTTTTTTCTACTATTCAAGAGATTACAGATTCATTATTAAGACTATTCATCACTCTGAACATAAGCAATTGAGGAGAATCTTGAAGGACTACTACGAACATGTGAAGGAGAATCCAAACACCTTAATTTCACAGTTTTATGGCTTGCATAGAGTGAAAATGCCCTTCAATAAAAGCGGCATTAGAAAGGTCCATTTTGTGGTTATGAATAATTTATTTCCTCCTCATAGGGATATACATCGCAAGTTTGACTTGAAGGGCTCAACTTGGGGAAGAATAACGAAGCTTGACCCAACGAAGGAACAAAATCTTGCTCAATATACTCTAAAGGATGTAAATTTCCTTGATAGACATGAATCTATCAAATTTGGTCCCCATAAGCGAAAGCTATTCTTTGCACAATTAGAGGCAGATGTTGCTCTATTAAAAAAGATAAATGTTATGGATTATTCATTGTTACTTGGGGTTCATGACGTCAAAAAAGGAAATACTTTCGAGCTATCTCAGAAATTGTCCGTTTTTGATCCCAAATCTAATGACAAATCGATATTAATTAATACCAATCCTAGAGATATTGATCGTGAATTCGACTTACCTAGCAATGTTTTCCCTGGGCGTTCCAAGTATGTCTTCTATGGACATGATGGTGGTATTAGAGCAACgaatgaagataatgaacCAATGGGAGAAATATACTATCTTGGAATCATAGATTGCCTTACTAATTACTCAATTAAAAAGCGGTTAGAGACAGTTTGGAGATCCATTGGACATACTCGAAGTACAATATCCGCTCTTCCCGCACATGAATATGGAGATCGATTCTTGAAATTCATCAAAGTTGGAACCAGCAGTTCCAAAAAAAAGTCATCATAA
- a CDS encoding predicted protein, translating into MTSSGSARTPLLTKPSYENPIILPDSVLKTTGIPSNSKLSQSQHGQQSQQANRSASKIAQSPKIGLQRTSRTTQKLKLLPEDPPNLEHATASISANDDDDDLPTTRVYSQVKRITDTSARKDAEILGKSHRDLLPRVTAYCTCGSYKMKDLLRWLKDRKRIHNTSPKLFDECLYSPFTYKDWRSDSNGGEDNDSHKLIRLADEGGEIDIGRKNDIFIFEYGVVVMWGYSTKEEAAFLEDLAKFESEKLSSEDIQIEEFNYYITKSYQPRIYNDFITLRDDNNYMLKLSISHALAQSVKISLFEELVDNTIEDTQDIPQQIAHTGKVAMTRDEIMKSIGELFILRININLHGSVLDSPELMWAEPHLEPIYQATRGYLEINQRVELLNQRLEVISDLLQMLKEQLGHSHEENLEFIVVVLVGVEVLVSVINIIIDILTY; encoded by the coding sequence ATGACATCTTCAGGTAGTGCTCGAACGCCACTCTTAACAAAACCTTCCTATGAGAATCCTATTATATTACCTGACAGTGTCCTAAAGACTACTGGAATACCGTCTAATTCCAAGCTCAGTCAATCGCAACATGGACAGCAAAGTCAACAGGCTAATCGTTCGGCATCCAAGATTGCGCAATCACCAAAGATAGGGTTGCAAAGAACGAGTAGAACAACGCAAAAGCTTAAATTATTGCCTGAAGACCCTCCAAATTTGGAACATGCAACAGCGAGTATAAGTGCaaatgacgatgatgatgacttGCCTACAACAAGAGTTTATTCTCAAGTTAAGCGTATAACGGATACATCTGCCAGAAAGGATGCAGAAATATTGGGAAAGCTGCACAGAGACTTGCTTCCAAGAGTCACTGCTTATTGTACTTGTGGCTCTTATAAAATGaaagatcttcttcgttggcTCAAGgacagaaagagaatacACAATACCAGTCCAAAACTATTTGATGAATGTCTCTACTCTCCATTCACATACAAAGATTGGAGAAGTGATAGCAATGGAGGTGAAGATAATGACTCTCATAAACTCATTAGGTTGGCTGATGAAGGTGGTGAAATAGACATCGGTCGGAAGAATgatatatttatttttgaGTATGGAGTAGTGGTCATGTGGGGATATTCcacgaaagaagaagctgcaTTTTTAGAGGACTTAGCAAAGTTTGAAAGTGAGAAGCTTTCTTCTGAGGACATTCAAATAGAAGAATTCAACTACTATATTACAAAGTCCTACCAACCGAGAATCTATAATGATTTTATTACATTAAGAGATGATAATAATTATATGTTAAAATTGTCAATTTCTCATGCATTGGCTCAATCAGTTaagatttctttgtttgaagaattggttgACAACACAATTGAAGATACTCAGGATATCCCTCAACAGATTGCACATACTGGTAAGGTCGCAATGACAAGGGACGAAATAATGAAGTCCATTGGTGAATTGTTTATCTTGAGAATCAATATTAATTTGCATGgttctgttcttgattctCCCGAGCTCATGTGGGCTGAACCTCATTTGGAGCCTATTTATCAAGCAACGCGAGGCTATTTAGAAATCAATCAAAGAGTGGAATTATTGAATCAGAGACTTGAAGTTATCTCGGACCTTTTGCAAATGTTaaaagaacaacttggTCATTCTCACGAAGAAAATCTAGAGTTCATTGTTGTCGTACTCGTTGGTGTAGAAGTCTTGGTCAGCGTCAtaaatattattattgatATTCTAACGTATTAG
- a CDS encoding predicted protein: MGLLQKIFHGQTKNIDSLVLEKGFEVSSCSSECSSCTSNFPKSLSFDNDAYLWESTKPYGLHIVVPTGKTDWPHDACGVSGTFSKQVSEWGGHSSGKFPEIGSIKVTVSSLSSDDLLTNDEYCNEKRGDVLLLPFFVWVRNVSIAQVNPVLDAVVASLVASRKNSVKEIQLSYPQFPSVKIEVDSNQSYVFFCSHKSRDKRCGVTAPIMKKEMDIYLRDLGLYRDVGDNTPGGVKVAFINHIGGHKYAANVIIYLRKSGKNIWLARCKPNNVRPIVDECIVNDGKVWPEKIRLIQKFDSIEW, from the coding sequence ATGGGTCTACTTCAAAAAATCTTCCACGGGCAGACAAAGAATATTGACTCCTTGGTACTTGAAAAGGGGTTTGAGGTATCTTCATGCTCATCTGAATGTTCTAGTTGTACGTCCAACTTTCCGAAGTCTCTTTCGTTTGACAACGATGCTTATCTCTGGGAATCAACAAAACCTTATGGTCTCCATATTGTGGTTCCAACAGGCAAAACAGACTGGCCCCATGATGCCTGTGGTGTTTCTGGTACATTTTCGAAACAAGTGAGCGAGTGGGGGGGCCATAGCAGTGGCAAATTTCCGGAAATAGGCTCGATTAAAGTTACCGTCTCGTCACTTTCTTCAGATGATCTTCTCACCAACGATGAATATTGCAATGAGAAAAGAGGCGATGTCCTCTTACTTCCATTTTTTGTATGGGTAAGAAACGTATCAATAGCCCAAGTTAACCCTGTTTTGGATGCAGTGGTAGCCAGCTTAGTTGCTAGCCGCAAGAATTCGGTCAAAGAAATCCAGTTATCATACCCACAGTTTCCTAGTGTTAAGATAGAGGTGGACAGTAATCAATCGTACGTCTTCTTTTGTTCTCATAAATCAAGAGACAAGCGTTGTGGTGTCACAGCTCCCATCatgaagaaggagatgGATATTTACCTACGTGATCTTGGTTTATACAGAGATGTTGGAGATAATACCCCAGGTGGCGTCAAGGTTGCGTTTATTAACCATATTGGTGGTCACAAGTATGCTGCGAACGTAATCATCTATTTAAGGAAGTCCGGCAAGAATATTTGGTTGGCAAGGTGCAAACCCAATAATGTTCGTCCCATTGTCGATGAATGTATTGTTAATGATGGTAAGGTATGGCCGGAAAAGATTAGATTAATTCAAAAATTTGATTCTATAGAATGGTAG